Proteins encoded within one genomic window of Bacteroides sedimenti:
- a CDS encoding single-stranded DNA-binding protein: protein MSVNKVILLGNVGKDPDVRYLDSGVAVANFTLATSEKGYTLANGTQVPERTEWHNIVLWRGLAEVAEKYVHKGDKLYIEGKIRTRSYDDPSGAKRYITEIFADNMEMLSPRGGAQPGNGTYQAPSQGAPMQAQQEPAQENPTDDLPF from the coding sequence ATGTCAGTTAATAAAGTGATATTGTTGGGAAACGTTGGGAAAGATCCTGATGTTAGGTATTTGGATAGTGGGGTAGCAGTAGCAAACTTTACTTTGGCAACATCCGAGAAAGGGTATACTTTGGCCAATGGCACTCAGGTTCCTGAAAGGACTGAATGGCATAATATTGTTTTATGGAGAGGATTGGCTGAAGTTGCTGAAAAGTATGTGCATAAAGGAGATAAATTGTACATTGAAGGAAAGATAAGAACTCGTTCTTATGATGATCCTAGTGGTGCCAAAAGATACATTACAGAAATATTTGCAGATAATATGGAGATGCTTAGTCCGAGAGGAGGAGCCCAACCAGGCAATGGAACTTATCAGGCGCCATCTCAAGGTGCACCGATGCAAGCTCAACAGGAGCCTGCACAAGAAAATCCTACAGATGATCTGCCTTTCTAA
- a CDS encoding phospho-sugar mutase produces the protein MSNEELIKFVTEKAMKWLTPAYDAETQSEVKRMLENEDKTDLIESFYKDLEFGTGGLRGIMGAGSNRMNIYTVGAATQGLSNYLNKSFSELKQISVVIGHDSRNNSRKFAEISANIFSANGIKVYLFEDLRPTPEMSFTIRHLGCQSGIILTASHNPKEYNGYKAYWDDGAQVLAPHDAGIIDEVNKVASAADIKFEGNPALIEIIGEEIDKAYLDKVKTVSIDPEVIARHNDLKIVYTPIHGTGVHIVPRALKMWGFTNIIPVPEQNVISGDFPTVKSPNPEEPVALSMAIEKAKETDADLVMASDPDADRVGISCKDDKGEWVLINGNQTCLMYLYYIITQYKALNKIKGNEFVVKTIVTTELIKTIADRNNIEILDCYTGFKWIAREIRLLEGKKVYIGGGEESYGFLAEDFVRDKDAVSACCLIAEVAAWAKDNGKTLYQLLQDIYVEYGFSKEKGISVVKKGKSGAEEIKQMMADFRNNPPKEMAGSKIVLYKDFNALKQTNAAGEQSNLDMPEASDVLQYFTEDGSKVSIRPSGTEPKIKFYIEVKGEMKSREEFDDANEKADEKVKAVMTSLGI, from the coding sequence ATGAGTAATGAGGAATTAATAAAATTCGTTACAGAGAAAGCAATGAAATGGCTGACTCCGGCTTATGATGCAGAGACACAATCTGAAGTAAAAAGAATGCTCGAAAATGAGGATAAGACAGATTTAATTGAATCTTTCTACAAAGATCTGGAATTTGGAACCGGCGGTTTACGTGGTATTATGGGAGCAGGCAGCAACCGGATGAATATCTATACTGTTGGTGCTGCAACCCAAGGACTGTCTAACTATCTGAATAAGTCTTTCAGCGAATTGAAACAGATTTCGGTAGTTATTGGTCACGATAGCCGTAACAACAGTCGTAAGTTTGCCGAAATTTCTGCAAATATCTTTTCTGCTAACGGTATCAAAGTATATCTGTTTGAAGATCTTCGCCCAACTCCTGAAATGTCGTTTACTATTCGTCACTTGGGATGTCAGAGTGGTATCATCCTCACTGCTTCTCATAACCCGAAGGAATACAATGGTTACAAAGCATATTGGGATGATGGGGCTCAGGTACTGGCACCACACGATGCAGGTATTATTGATGAAGTGAATAAAGTAGCTTCAGCGGCCGATATCAAATTTGAAGGAAATCCGGCATTGATTGAAATCATTGGAGAAGAGATCGATAAAGCTTATCTGGATAAGGTAAAAACTGTATCAATCGACCCGGAAGTAATTGCTCGTCATAATGATTTAAAGATTGTATATACTCCGATTCACGGTACAGGTGTGCATATCGTACCTCGTGCGTTGAAAATGTGGGGCTTTACTAATATTATACCTGTTCCTGAACAAAACGTGATTAGCGGTGATTTCCCAACCGTGAAATCTCCTAATCCGGAAGAACCGGTTGCATTGTCAATGGCTATTGAAAAAGCAAAGGAAACCGATGCAGACTTAGTTATGGCTTCCGATCCGGATGCTGACCGCGTAGGTATTTCATGTAAAGACGATAAGGGAGAATGGGTACTGATTAATGGCAATCAGACATGTTTGATGTACCTTTATTATATCATTACTCAGTACAAGGCGTTGAATAAGATTAAGGGTAACGAGTTTGTGGTAAAAACAATCGTTACAACTGAGCTGATTAAGACAATAGCCGATCGTAACAACATTGAGATACTTGATTGTTACACCGGATTCAAGTGGATTGCTCGCGAAATCCGTCTGCTTGAAGGTAAAAAAGTATATATTGGTGGGGGAGAAGAAAGCTACGGATTCCTTGCTGAAGATTTTGTTCGTGACAAAGATGCTGTTTCGGCCTGTTGTTTGATCGCTGAAGTTGCTGCATGGGCAAAAGATAATGGCAAAACACTATATCAGCTTCTTCAGGATATTTATGTTGAATACGGATTCTCCAAAGAGAAAGGTATTTCTGTTGTGAAGAAAGGTAAGAGTGGTGCCGAAGAAATTAAGCAGATGATGGCTGATTTCCGTAATAATCCTCCTAAAGAAATGGCTGGTTCTAAAATTGTTCTTTATAAAGATTTTAATGCTTTGAAACAAACTAATGCAGCTGGCGAACAGAGTAACCTGGATATGCCCGAGGCATCGGATGTTTTGCAATACTTTACTGAAGATGGAAGCAAGGTCTCTATTCGTCCTTCAGGAACAGAACCTAAGATTAAATTCTATATTGAAGTGAAAGGTGAAATGAAATCTCGTGAAGAATTTGATGACGCAAATGAAAAGGCAGACGAAAAAGTTAAAGCCGTGATGACTTCACTTGGAATCTAA
- the gldE gene encoding gliding motility-associated protein GldE translates to MDSDAFICQLANFISGITAHTPSLVAELELFIAILLLIVSGFVSASETAFFSLSSSELNVIAQRNHSSDRKISSLLEKSDRLLATIIVTNLFVNVAIIMLFNAFFLSVFDFGEYKIIGIIFLTVVIATILLLFSEMLPKIYSSQRSLSFCRFGAPIIKILEFVFLPLVLVMTRSTTFANRHMARKGYNISVDELSHALELTDEEELSDEKQILEGIIRFGGETAKEVMTSRLDMVDLNIKATYKEVLQCIIDNAYSRIPVYSGSRDDIKGILYIKDLLPHLNKSDNFRWQSLIRPAYFVPETKMIDDLLRDFQANKIHIAIVVDEFGGTSGIITMEDIIEEIVGEIHDEYDEEERNFVKLDNHSYIFEAKTLLTDFYKITDLENDIFEEIAGEADTLAGLLLEIKGEFPALHEVLHYKEYDFEVLKMDERRILKVKFSINDNEREN, encoded by the coding sequence TTGGACTCAGATGCCTTTATATGCCAATTGGCTAATTTTATAAGCGGTATAACCGCACATACACCTTCTTTAGTTGCAGAATTAGAACTATTTATAGCCATATTGCTGTTAATTGTTTCAGGTTTTGTTTCTGCTTCAGAAACTGCCTTTTTTTCGCTTTCTTCCTCCGAACTAAATGTAATTGCACAGCGTAACCATTCTTCTGACAGAAAAATATCTTCGTTGCTGGAAAAATCCGATAGATTACTGGCTACTATTATAGTGACCAATTTGTTTGTCAATGTAGCCATTATCATGTTATTTAACGCTTTCTTTCTGAGCGTTTTTGATTTTGGTGAATACAAAATTATCGGAATCATTTTTTTGACTGTTGTAATCGCTACCATTTTATTACTTTTTAGTGAGATGTTGCCAAAAATATATTCTTCACAACGAAGCCTTTCTTTTTGTCGTTTTGGCGCTCCGATAATTAAAATACTGGAGTTTGTATTTTTGCCGCTTGTTCTGGTTATGACTCGTTCCACAACATTTGCCAATCGACACATGGCTCGGAAAGGATACAATATTTCGGTAGATGAACTCTCTCATGCTCTGGAGCTGACTGATGAAGAAGAGTTATCTGACGAAAAGCAGATCCTTGAGGGGATTATCCGGTTTGGCGGAGAGACAGCAAAAGAGGTGATGACTTCACGACTGGATATGGTCGATTTGAATATTAAGGCTACCTATAAAGAAGTACTTCAGTGTATTATTGATAATGCCTATTCAAGAATACCGGTGTATTCAGGATCAAGAGATGATATCAAAGGGATTCTATATATTAAAGATTTGCTTCCTCACCTGAATAAGAGCGATAATTTCCGTTGGCAATCTCTTATCCGTCCAGCCTATTTTGTGCCGGAGACAAAGATGATTGATGACTTACTTCGCGATTTTCAGGCCAATAAAATTCATATTGCGATTGTGGTCGATGAGTTCGGAGGAACTTCCGGGATTATCACCATGGAAGATATTATTGAGGAGATTGTTGGAGAAATCCATGACGAATATGATGAGGAAGAACGTAATTTTGTCAAGCTGGATAATCATAGTTATATCTTCGAGGCAAAGACTTTGTTGACTGATTTTTATAAGATTACAGATCTGGAAAATGATATCTTTGAAGAAATAGCAGGAGAGGCTGATACTCTGGCAGGTTTGTTGCTCGAAATTAAAGGGGAATTTCCCGCTCTACATGAGGTTCTGCATTATAAAGAATACGACTTTGAAGTCCTGAAAATGGATGAACGCCGCATTTTAAAAGTTAAATTTTCCATCAATGACAACGAAAGAGAAAACTAA
- a CDS encoding gliding motility protein GldD: MTTKEKTKLFQGIFSFILILLLMEACSPSKKKEPLKVSFPKAIYALSTDTLPFTFDISNQAKLTWQKNKPGEYFCNVDYPQLNARLYCTFHLITPDKFRTFAEESRKMAYQHTAVATGIKEKAYSNDTAHRYGILYDIQGKVATPIQVALTDSSHYFFNASLYFNTITNADSIAPVVNYIRQDIIRIMETLTVKSH; the protein is encoded by the coding sequence ATGACAACGAAAGAGAAAACTAAACTATTTCAGGGAATATTTTCTTTTATACTGATACTTCTTTTAATGGAAGCATGTTCGCCCTCCAAAAAGAAAGAACCACTAAAAGTGTCCTTCCCGAAGGCTATATATGCCTTGTCAACAGACACTTTACCTTTTACGTTCGATATTTCTAATCAGGCAAAGCTTACCTGGCAAAAGAACAAACCTGGTGAGTATTTCTGCAATGTAGATTATCCTCAGCTGAATGCTAGGCTTTACTGCACGTTTCATTTGATAACACCCGATAAATTTCGCACTTTTGCCGAAGAGAGCCGCAAGATGGCTTATCAACACACTGCAGTTGCCACAGGTATAAAAGAGAAGGCTTATTCAAATGACACGGCTCATAGATACGGAATTCTATACGATATTCAAGGAAAAGTGGCAACCCCCATACAGGTTGCTTTGACTGATAGTAGTCATTACTTCTTTAATGCGTCTCTTTATTTTAATACAATAACCAATGCCGATTCCATTGCTCCGGTGGTGAACTATATCCGTCAGGATATTATCCGGATCATGGAGACGTTGACTGTAAAATCTCACTAA
- a CDS encoding cytidine deaminase, whose product MKELLIKSVIKICQYDELNDEDKRLIDQSKEATKRSYAPYSKFSVGAAALLENGITVTGTNQENAAYPSGLCAERTTLFYANSQYPESAVKTLAIAARTERDYIETPIPPCGACRQVILETEKRFGKPIRILLYGKNCIYLIEGIEDLLPLSFDASAME is encoded by the coding sequence ATGAAAGAACTACTAATCAAGTCTGTTATAAAAATATGCCAATACGACGAACTGAATGACGAAGATAAAAGATTGATCGACCAATCGAAAGAGGCAACCAAACGCAGCTATGCACCCTATTCCAAATTCTCTGTCGGAGCTGCCGCTTTACTTGAAAACGGAATAACTGTCACAGGTACTAATCAGGAAAACGCTGCCTACCCTTCGGGTTTGTGCGCCGAACGTACCACACTTTTTTATGCCAATTCTCAATATCCTGAATCAGCAGTAAAAACACTCGCTATTGCAGCTCGCACTGAGCGTGATTATATAGAAACTCCTATTCCTCCTTGTGGTGCTTGTCGTCAGGTAATCCTCGAAACAGAAAAACGTTTTGGAAAACCTATCCGCATTTTGCTTTATGGAAAAAATTGCATTTATCTGATTGAAGGGATTGAAGATCTGCTTCCGCTCTCTTTTGATGCTTCGGCAATGGAGTAG
- the mutY gene encoding A/G-specific adenine glycosylase produces MSDFSNKLIDWYSVNKRALPWRETTDPYLIWISEIILQQTRVVQGYDYFIRFVERFPTVKSLAEADEDEVMKYWQGLGYYSRARNLHTAAKSILGDFPKSYDEILSLKGVGEYTASAICSFAYNLPYAVVDGNVYRVLSRYLGIDTPIDSTQGKKLFASLAAELLDKSNPGIYNQAIMDFGAIQCIPSSPDCNVCPLVDSCIAFAEKLTRVLPVKQGKTKSSNRYFNYIYVRMGAYTFINKRSGNDIWKNLFELPLIETEHLLSEEEFYALPQFQQLFTSGEEPMIRCLERNVKHVLSHRIIITNFYEVVLSEHSKSFSNYKKVAIKDIDQFAVSRLIHLFLEKYL; encoded by the coding sequence ATGAGTGATTTTAGTAATAAACTTATAGACTGGTATTCAGTAAATAAGAGGGCTTTGCCATGGCGTGAGACGACTGACCCTTATTTAATATGGATTTCAGAAATCATTTTGCAACAAACACGGGTAGTGCAGGGATATGACTACTTTATCCGATTCGTTGAACGCTTTCCAACAGTAAAATCGCTTGCTGAAGCTGATGAAGACGAAGTGATGAAGTATTGGCAGGGATTAGGCTACTATTCCAGAGCCAGAAACCTTCATACTGCTGCAAAAAGCATCTTGGGTGACTTCCCTAAAAGTTACGATGAGATTCTTTCTCTGAAAGGAGTCGGTGAGTATACTGCTTCTGCAATTTGCTCTTTTGCCTACAACTTGCCGTATGCAGTAGTTGATGGAAATGTTTATCGGGTATTGTCGCGTTATTTGGGAATTGATACTCCGATTGATTCAACACAAGGAAAAAAGTTGTTTGCTTCTTTGGCAGCTGAACTGTTGGATAAATCGAATCCTGGAATCTATAATCAGGCAATTATGGATTTTGGTGCTATTCAATGTATCCCATCTTCTCCGGATTGCAATGTATGCCCATTGGTTGATAGCTGTATCGCTTTTGCCGAGAAACTAACACGTGTGCTCCCTGTAAAGCAAGGCAAGACAAAATCGTCAAATCGGTATTTTAATTATATATATGTACGCATGGGCGCGTATACCTTTATTAATAAGCGTAGCGGAAACGATATCTGGAAAAATCTGTTCGAGCTTCCGTTGATAGAGACAGAGCATCTGCTTAGTGAGGAGGAATTCTATGCTTTACCCCAATTTCAGCAATTATTTACTTCTGGTGAAGAGCCAATGATTCGTTGCCTGGAACGAAATGTAAAACATGTATTGTCCCATCGAATTATTATTACTAATTTTTATGAGGTTGTTTTGTCCGAACATTCAAAATCTTTTTCCAACTATAAGAAAGTCGCGATTAAGGATATTGACCAGTTTGCTGTGTCTAGATTGATACATCTCTTTCTTGAGAAATATTTGTAA
- a CDS encoding HU family DNA-binding protein translates to MTKADIVNEIAKNTGIDKTTVLTTIEAFMDTVKESLSNDDNVYLRGFGSFVVKKRAQKTARNISKNTTIIIPEHNIPSFKPAKTFTLAVKK, encoded by the coding sequence ATGACAAAAGCAGATATTGTAAACGAGATTGCCAAGAATACCGGTATTGATAAAACTACAGTGCTTACAACAATTGAAGCATTCATGGATACAGTGAAAGAATCATTATCAAACGACGATAATGTATATTTACGTGGATTTGGTAGTTTTGTAGTAAAGAAAAGAGCTCAGAAAACAGCTCGTAACATTTCTAAGAACACAACTATCATTATCCCTGAACACAATATCCCATCGTTCAAGCCTGCGAAGACATTTACACTTGCAGTAAAGAAATAA
- a CDS encoding C69 family dipeptidase, translating to MNKRLLTFAFLLIAALAKTFACTNLIVGKNASVDGSTIVSYSADSYGMYGYLCHYPAATYSQGTMLDIHEWDTGKYLGKIEQAKRTYNVIGNMNEFQLTIAETTFGGRPELVDSTGIVDYGSLIYITLQRARTAREAIQIMDNLVQEYGYYSSGESFTIADPNEIWVMEMIGKGPGIRGAVWVAVRIPDDCISAHANQSRIHQFNMDDKENCMYSSDVISFAREKKYFNGVNKDFSFADAYAPIDFEARRFCEARVWSFYRMFNPEMDKYLSYIQGTTTEPMPLYIKAPKKISVQDIKNAMRDHYEGTPLDLTKDFGAGPFKSPYRLSPLTFKVGDQQYFNERPISTQQTGFTFVAQMRADKPDAVGGVLWFGMDDANMTVYTPVYCCTDKVPDCYAQGKGDFLTFSWESSFWVFNWVSNMIYPRYSLMIDDMRATQKELENGFNTSQEAIEATATKMLETDPAKAKAFLTNYSGMTAQTTTETWKRLGEFLIVKYNDGVVKRMKNGKFERNSIGQPAPVIRPGYPKDFLEEIAKTTGDRYKVLE from the coding sequence ATGAATAAAAGACTCTTGACTTTTGCTTTCTTGCTGATAGCAGCACTGGCAAAAACTTTTGCCTGTACTAATCTGATTGTAGGAAAAAATGCTTCTGTTGATGGATCAACCATTGTTTCTTACTCTGCCGATTCTTATGGCATGTACGGATACCTATGTCATTATCCGGCAGCTACGTATTCACAAGGAACCATGCTGGATATACATGAATGGGATACCGGAAAATATCTGGGAAAGATAGAACAAGCCAAAAGGACCTATAATGTGATTGGAAACATGAACGAGTTTCAGTTGACTATTGCCGAAACTACTTTTGGTGGACGCCCGGAACTTGTTGATTCAACCGGAATTGTTGATTATGGAAGTTTAATCTATATTACCCTTCAGCGCGCACGTACCGCCAGAGAAGCTATTCAAATAATGGATAATCTGGTACAAGAATATGGATATTACAGCAGTGGAGAATCATTCACTATCGCCGACCCGAACGAAATATGGGTAATGGAGATGATCGGTAAAGGACCAGGTATTCGTGGAGCAGTATGGGTTGCAGTACGCATTCCTGATGATTGTATTTCGGCTCATGCAAACCAGTCGCGTATCCATCAGTTTAATATGGACGACAAAGAGAATTGCATGTACTCTTCGGATGTAATATCATTTGCTCGCGAGAAGAAATATTTCAATGGAGTGAATAAAGATTTTAGTTTTGCCGATGCTTATGCTCCGATTGATTTTGAAGCTCGTCGCTTTTGTGAAGCCAGAGTATGGAGCTTTTATAGAATGTTCAATCCGGAGATGGATAAGTATTTAAGTTACATTCAAGGCACTACTACCGAGCCAATGCCTCTTTATATAAAAGCCCCCAAGAAAATATCTGTACAGGATATTAAGAATGCCATGCGTGATCATTACGAAGGAACTCCGCTTGATTTAACAAAAGACTTTGGTGCAGGCCCTTTCAAGAGTCCATACCGTCTTTCTCCACTCACATTCAAAGTCGGAGATCAGCAATATTTCAATGAACGTCCCATTTCGACACAGCAAACCGGGTTTACATTCGTGGCACAAATGAGAGCTGATAAACCCGATGCCGTTGGTGGTGTGCTTTGGTTTGGAATGGATGATGCTAACATGACAGTATACACTCCGGTGTATTGTTGTACAGACAAAGTGCCTGACTGTTATGCTCAGGGCAAAGGCGATTTTCTTACTTTTTCATGGGAGTCTTCATTCTGGGTATTCAACTGGGTGTCGAATATGATCTATCCGCGTTATAGTTTAATGATCGATGATATGCGTGCAACTCAGAAAGAACTGGAAAATGGATTTAATACCTCTCAGGAAGCGATTGAGGCAACCGCCACAAAGATGCTTGAGACCGATCCGGCCAAAGCAAAAGCATTTCTTACCAATTATTCGGGTATGACCGCACAGACTACAACAGAAACATGGAAGCGCCTTGGCGAATTCCTGATCGTTAAATATAACGATGGAGTAGTGAAACGTATGAAAAACGGTAAATTTGAAAGAAATTCTATTGGGCAACCTGCTCCAGTGATTAGACCGGGATATCCGAAGGATTTTCTGGAAGAGATAGCAAAAACGACAGGTGACCGTTATAAAGTACTTGAATAA
- a CDS encoding Rne/Rng family ribonuclease: MTSELVVDVQPKEISIALLEDKNLVELQSEGRNISFSVGNMYLGRVKKLMPGLNACFVDVGYEKDAFLHYLDLGPQFNSLQKYVKQTLSDRKKLNSIAKATVLPDIEKEGTISNVLKVGQEVVVQIVKEPISTKGPRLTAEISFAGRYLVLIPFNDKVSVSQKIKSSEERARLKQLLQSIKPKNFGVIVRTVAEGKRVAELDGELKVLLKHWEESITKVQKATKFPTLVYEETSRTVALLRDLFNPSFENIYINDKNVYEEIKDYVTLIAPERAEIVKLYKGQLPIYDNFGITKQIKSSFGKTISYKSGAYLIIEHTEALHVVDVNSGNRAKGTNSQEGNALEVNLGAADELARQLRLRDMGGIIVIDFIDMNEPENRQKVYERMCANMQLDRAKHNILPLSKFGLMQITRQRVRPAMDVNTSETCPTCFGKGTIKPSILFTDNLENKIDYLVNKLKVKKFTLHIHPYIAAYVNQGLISLKHKWQIKYGFGIKIIPNQKLAFLEYLFYDSNGEEIDMKEEIEIK, encoded by the coding sequence GTGACAAGCGAACTGGTAGTAGACGTACAACCCAAAGAAATTTCCATTGCACTTCTTGAAGACAAGAATCTGGTGGAACTTCAAAGTGAAGGGAGAAACATCTCCTTCTCTGTGGGTAATATGTATTTAGGCCGCGTAAAAAAATTAATGCCCGGTTTAAATGCTTGCTTCGTGGATGTCGGTTACGAAAAAGACGCCTTTCTTCATTATTTAGATTTAGGTCCTCAATTTAATTCTCTACAAAAGTACGTAAAACAAACACTAAGCGACAGAAAAAAGCTTAATTCCATTGCCAAAGCAACTGTTCTTCCCGACATAGAAAAAGAAGGAACTATCTCCAACGTTTTAAAAGTAGGTCAGGAAGTTGTTGTACAGATTGTAAAGGAACCTATCTCAACCAAAGGGCCAAGACTTACAGCAGAGATTTCATTCGCAGGAAGATATCTAGTGCTTATCCCCTTTAACGACAAGGTTTCTGTTTCACAAAAAATTAAATCAAGTGAAGAGCGTGCCCGGTTAAAACAACTTCTGCAAAGCATTAAACCAAAGAACTTTGGTGTTATTGTGCGCACAGTAGCAGAAGGTAAAAGGGTTGCCGAACTTGATGGAGAACTCAAGGTTCTTCTAAAACATTGGGAAGAGAGCATCACAAAAGTTCAGAAAGCAACCAAGTTTCCTACTCTTGTTTATGAGGAGACTAGTCGCACTGTTGCATTGCTTCGTGATTTGTTTAATCCTTCTTTCGAAAACATATACATCAACGATAAAAACGTATATGAAGAGATAAAGGATTACGTTACACTTATTGCCCCTGAAAGGGCTGAAATCGTAAAGTTGTATAAAGGACAGCTTCCAATCTACGATAATTTCGGTATCACCAAACAAATAAAATCCTCATTTGGAAAGACTATTTCCTACAAAAGTGGTGCATATCTGATTATCGAACATACAGAAGCTCTTCATGTGGTCGATGTGAACAGCGGTAACCGCGCAAAAGGAACCAACAGCCAGGAAGGAAATGCTTTGGAAGTTAACCTCGGAGCGGCCGATGAATTGGCAAGACAACTTCGTCTCAGGGATATGGGAGGAATTATCGTCATAGACTTCATCGATATGAATGAACCTGAAAATCGGCAAAAAGTTTACGAAAGAATGTGTGCCAATATGCAACTGGATCGGGCCAAACATAACATTTTGCCACTAAGTAAATTTGGTTTGATGCAGATCACTCGCCAACGTGTCCGTCCTGCCATGGATGTAAACACAAGCGAAACCTGCCCCACCTGTTTCGGTAAAGGGACCATTAAGCCTTCTATCCTCTTTACAGATAATTTAGAGAATAAAATTGATTACCTGGTAAATAAACTAAAGGTAAAGAAATTCACTCTGCACATCCACCCGTATATTGCAGCGTATGTTAATCAGGGATTAATATCCTTGAAACATAAGTGGCAAATAAAATACGGATTTGGTATTAAGATTATTCCTAATCAAAAACTCGCCTTCCTGGAATATCTATTCTACGATTCAAATGGCGAAGAAATTGATATGAAAGAAGAAATCGAAATCAAGTAA
- a CDS encoding 4'-phosphopantetheinyl transferase family protein encodes MAVIEKYIEDDCCWGIWKMEENFENLLQQFNNPAQVLEQMQHLTAPFRRLEWLSVRALLKDLCGEEKQVNYLPSGKPYLADQSYQISISHTKGYVAVILNPDKRVGIDIEQYGERILKLRSKFLSEKEIAAIYSDKEVLHLLLHWSAKETMFKLLGEEGVDFKEHLLIAPFMPEDNGRFDACEMRTAKQQKFRLHYRVHSDFVITWSQLSL; translated from the coding sequence ATGGCTGTTATTGAAAAATACATAGAAGATGATTGCTGTTGGGGAATCTGGAAGATGGAAGAAAACTTTGAGAATTTGCTTCAGCAGTTTAATAATCCCGCTCAGGTTTTAGAGCAGATGCAGCATCTAACAGCTCCTTTCAGGAGATTGGAGTGGCTCTCTGTCCGTGCTCTATTGAAAGACCTTTGCGGAGAAGAAAAACAGGTGAACTATCTTCCTAGTGGTAAGCCTTATCTGGCAGATCAATCTTACCAAATCAGCATCTCGCATACAAAAGGATATGTTGCGGTTATTCTCAATCCAGATAAAAGAGTTGGGATTGATATAGAGCAATATGGCGAAAGAATCCTGAAGCTTCGCTCCAAGTTTCTCAGCGAAAAGGAAATTGCTGCTATCTATTCTGATAAAGAGGTGCTTCACTTGTTGTTGCATTGGTCGGCAAAAGAGACCATGTTCAAGCTCTTGGGAGAAGAAGGGGTTGACTTTAAGGAGCATTTATTAATAGCCCCCTTTATGCCTGAGGATAATGGAAGGTTTGATGCCTGCGAAATGCGAACTGCTAAGCAACAGAAGTTTCGACTTCATTACAGAGTTCATTCGGATTTTGTAATTACTTGGAGCCAGCTTTCTCTTTAA
- a CDS encoding glucosaminidase domain-containing protein, which yields MKLSRLLFVFAVSTAYSGMMQAQFRNPKYVAYVKQYSSLAVKQMRTYKIPASITLSQGLLESGAGESTLAKESNNHFGIKCGGRWNGPSVLHDDDARNECFRAYEHPGASYEDHSKFLVSGSRYAFLFNYEVTDYKSWAIGLKKAGYATDPSYANRLITIIEDYELYKYDREGLGKAVRDKKELVIFNSHQAYIANDLLYVVARRGDTFESIAKEFETSARKLIKYNDLQKGYTLEEGDIVYLHAKKKHAAEKYKVHVVREDDSMHSISQRYGIRLKNLYELNAKPGEYVPQVGDLIWLR from the coding sequence ATGAAACTCTCCCGATTGTTATTTGTTTTTGCAGTGTCTACAGCATATTCAGGTATGATGCAGGCACAATTCAGAAACCCCAAATACGTGGCATACGTTAAGCAATACAGTAGCTTAGCAGTGAAGCAGATGAGAACTTACAAAATTCCTGCTAGTATAACTCTTTCACAGGGATTACTTGAATCTGGCGCCGGTGAAAGCACATTGGCAAAAGAATCGAATAACCATTTTGGCATTAAATGCGGTGGGCGATGGAATGGTCCGAGCGTGCTTCATGATGATGATGCCCGTAATGAGTGTTTCCGGGCATACGAGCACCCTGGAGCTTCCTATGAAGATCATTCCAAATTCCTTGTATCAGGTTCACGTTATGCATTCCTGTTTAATTATGAAGTAACCGATTATAAGAGTTGGGCAATTGGTTTAAAGAAAGCCGGATATGCAACAGATCCATCTTATGCAAACCGTCTGATTACCATCATAGAAGATTATGAACTCTATAAATATGACAGGGAGGGACTGGGAAAAGCTGTACGCGATAAAAAGGAATTGGTGATATTCAATTCGCATCAGGCTTATATTGCTAACGATTTACTTTATGTAGTTGCTCGTCGTGGTGATACCTTCGAGAGTATTGCAAAAGAATTTGAAACCTCAGCGCGTAAGCTTATAAAGTATAACGACCTTCAAAAGGGATACACCCTCGAAGAAGGAGATATTGTTTATCTGCATGCCAAGAAAAAACATGCCGCAGAAAAGTATAAGGTTCACGTAGTGCGTGAGGATGACTCTATGCACAGCATTTCTCAACGTTATGGTATTCGCCTTAAAAACTTATACGAACTCAATGCTAAGCCAGGTGAATATGTACCTCAGGTAGGCGATCTTATTTGGTTGCGTTAG